The DNA segment TTACGTTGTGTCTAGATGCGAAGACGGGAACGGAGGCGTGGCGGGACAAGTACGCGGCGCAGCCTGTGGCGGGACCGGCTTCCCGGCACCCCGGGCCCAGAAGTTCCCCGGCGGTAGCAGACGGGAAAGTCGTCACGCTGGGCGTGGCGGGGGTCCTTTCCTGCCTGGATGCCGCAAAAGGCGCGCCGGTGTGGCGAAAAGATCCGTTTCCCGGAGTCGTTCCGGAGTTCTTCTCAGCCATGTCTCCCATCATCGTTGATGGCATGGCACTTGCGCATCTGGGCGGTCCGGGCAATGGGGCTTTCATCGCGTTCGACCTGAACACGGGCGACGAGAAGTGGCGGTGGGGCGGCGAAGGCCCGGAATATGCCTCACCGGTTCTGTTGACGGTCGCGGGGACAAGACAGGTTGTGACGCTGGCGGAAAAGAGCGTCGTAGGAATTGGCGTGGCAGACGGCGCGTTGCTGTGGCAACTGCCATTCGTTCCCGCAAGAAGAGCCTATAACGCGGCCACTCCATTGGTGGACGGGCAAACCGTTATCTACATGGGAGCAGGCCGGGGCAGCAAAGCCGTTAAGGTCGAGAAGCAGGGGGACGGCTTTTCCGCGACGGAGCTCTGGAGCAACCCTGATATCGCCCCTCAGTTCAGCACGCCGGTTCTGAAGGACGGTTTCATCTTTGGCCTCTCAAACACGGGCAATCTGTTTTGCCTCAACGAGCAAACGGGTCAAACAGCCTGGGTTGACGGCACTGTGCGCGATAAGGGGGGCTTTTCGGCTATCATCGACGCGGGTTCGGTCATCCTGGCTCTGCCGAGCAGTTCAGAAATGGTTGTGTTTGAGCCCAGCGGTACTGCGTATGCCGAGCTGGCGCGGGTCAAAGCCGCGGATACCCCGACGTATGCGCACCCGGTGCTCGCAGGGAGCACCGTCTTCGTGAAAGATGAAGCAACGCTGGCAATGTGTACCATCGAATGAACCGACTGGTGCCCGGAATCATCCGGTCCGGGGTTCAAAGAGTATTCCGAGCAGTCTTTCGTCCGGAGTCTGATTCTTGGCGGGTCCGAACGGCTGTCGGCCGGGCGTCATGACGGTAAGCGTTTCATTGTAAGACCAATACGCCCATCCGATATTGTTTTCCTCAAACGCGTCGCGAACGTCCTTGAGGTACTCATACCTGTCTTCGGGATCGATCGTGCGTTGGTAACACCCGAATTCCGCGCACCAGAGCTTGAGGCCCCCGCCGTAAGACTTGTTCCAATCCACGAGTTTCTTGACGCAGTCCGTGATTCTTTGTTTATTCCATCTCGCATCCCCGTACTCGAGGAGCAAGCCCTCCGCGGCGGGGCGCCAATCGGGGGGATCAGCGGGGATCTTTTCGAGGATGGACTGTTTGCGTTCGGCGATGATTTCGGGGCTCGATGGATACGGAACCGAGCCCAAGTAAGACCACAACTTTGGGGTTAACCATTCTGCTCCCTGCAACGTGAGCACAAAGGGATCGTAAAACGTAAAGCTGTACATGACATTCGCGTCATTCACGGGTTTNNNNNNNNNNNNNNNNNNNNNNNNNNNNNNNNNNNNNNNNNNNNNNNNNNNNNNNNNNNNNNNNNNNNNNNNNNNNNNNNNNNNNNNNNNNNNNNNNNNNAGGTCGACGATCTCTTGCAGATACCATTGCTTCGAGGCGTCCAGATGGTTTCCGGACATCAACGGCTCGGGGTTGACAATGAGTTTCACGAACTCGAAGCCCATGGATTTGATGAGTTGGATGTCTTCCCGGGTGATTCTCATGATGGGTTCGGGCGGAATAGTGCGGAATTGACGATCGATGGATATGCCTCGATTCAGGTCAAGCGCCAGTTTGGCGGGTGGCGGCACAAAATCGAGAGTGGAGCCGGAGCCGTCGGGCCGAGCGGGGCTCGGCAAGCAGACAGATAAGACAGCGGTAACCAGCAGGGCCGCGTATTTCGTCCTTACGGACCCTTCGTGAACCGTATCATGCCCTCGCCTAGTTCGGCACATGCATTGATTGTTGTGATTCATGAAGAGCGGTCACAGCCAGCAGGTAGAAGACATTGTGAACGAGCCAAGGCTCGTTTGTGCGGTATGAAGGATAAGGGCGCCCGCCGGTGGAGAGATCGACGCCGGGGCGGTCGCGCCCGGTGATGTCCCGTACAAAACCGTTTGGAATGGCGCCCGGCACTGCCCCGCGTTCGTGTCCAGGAATCGTGATGTACCGGTGATGGTACCG comes from the Candidatus Hydrogenedentota bacterium genome and includes:
- a CDS encoding PQQ-like beta-propeller repeat protein, whose product is MKALNLWNCTMMGAMVLIIATCSFAQDWPQWRGDNRDGKVTGFNAPQAWPAALKQVWKVTVGVGDSTPALVGDRLYVFTRQGEDEVTLCLDAKTGTEAWRDKYAAQPVAGPASRHPGPRSSPAVADGKVVTLGVAGVLSCLDAAKGAPVWRKDPFPGVVPEFFSAMSPIIVDGMALAHLGGPGNGAFIAFDLNTGDEKWRWGGEGPEYASPVLLTVAGTRQVVTLAEKSVVGIGVADGALLWQLPFVPARRAYNAATPLVDGQTVIYMGAGRGSKAVKVEKQGDGFSATELWSNPDIAPQFSTPVLKDGFIFGLSNTGNLFCLNEQTGQTAWVDGTVRDKGGFSAIIDAGSVILALPSSSEMVVFEPSGTAYAELARVKAADTPTYAHPVLAGSTVFVKDEATLAMCTIE